From the genome of Anopheles moucheti chromosome 3, idAnoMoucSN_F20_07, whole genome shotgun sequence, one region includes:
- the LOC128302930 gene encoding neogenin, giving the protein MVRAVGGVSAKVVWLLEFMVEPSDVTVPEGNSVMLQCAGNADRKVLQDGKTVPNIRWRGPDGQDIGIVGDTFRSQLTNGSLYISSVESNRGLTGFYHCLLNVDGIGTIVSRSARVSIADLPDINQESHEIYLYTGQTAYFKCMSTLLPYSVESRYHTEWLKDDVPLRMDLTRMLLLPSGALEIDEVIPADRGTYQCNVTAGTFSRLSSKSNLNIKSTAGQPQSFAPPAFVIVPQPQTVREGDTVILDCAANGNPKPTIRWLRNGEDIDMNDLDSRFRIMGTGSLQINSIQDTDAGDYQCRASNTEDSLDASATVQVQVPPKFILSPDDKVAYEKEELELSCSIHGKPTPVIQWLKNGDLITPSEYMQIVGGHNLKIFGLIGSDAGMFQCIGTNPAGSVQAAARLEIIEPGLPKRHKGKKFQQTQSKTKSYEKSPLLLQSDPKLSKSVLDSLVSRTKERPNLDRHQFQYNEYTDDDYADHDRMLDSDHDEDDDDDDEEEDGKIYSLRPNEDPNKLYQSLTGSKSREDGEVGHFSNQKSPINAVTRKYSKSYVDGGGIFAAPLPGPPRALQAQIVQSRFITLNWLEPAKNPDEVISYSVYYRMHTSDRERKMTTNSRDEQEINIQSLQPGKNYHFRVVGNSNHGAGESSEALEVRTLSEENIAGAPQNLRGFAITEKDIHLQWDPPAVTNGLITKYRVYYAETDNGAEMYSDTTTTEVIINELRPYTKYTMYVVPFNQAGMGDPSHEIDVKTYSSTPSEPPANVTLEQTSSTVAIRWEPPALEDRNGQITGYKIKYRKNKKPLQVETTPANVRYYILKDLDKMSAYQVKIAAMTVNGTGPFTEWHHTETYANDLDESQVPGQPAWIKTRPGADNITVFWGPPGHQEIKVRSYILGWGKGIPDEETAEIEERMRQFEISNLEPNSEYVISLRARNAMGDGAPKYDTVRTREDAPIEAPTPLEVPVGLRAIPMSGTSIVVYWTDTTLSKSQHVSDNRYYVVRYSPNGSNRYRYHNATLLSSMIGDLRPNTQYEFAVKVVKGHRQSAWSMSVLNTTQQASPVSPPRDLEVTFDPRNPLTAILSWLSPRHVSGPIAGYQVLYTTDNEKRDRDWNIESTTGEHTSAEIVSLEPHTTYYFKVQTRHSKGLGPFSAMVSLKTGAEVDSSGNLTLEKSISSELIYITAGFAAMAGLTAIGILVLRCRRKGPEDTPEHAKKSYQKNNAGIIKPPDLWIHHDQMELKNMDKGNHSTTPGSVDGGASSSGTMTLPRSVGGHDYDSETPITHVTNSLDKRNYVPGYNGNTTSLSSTMERPQYPRTQYSMAARPHIAMDQQTLSQQNLLQQPPQLPPANPLAQTPENPYTYDSSYSPNVTYAQGIAIEAPKRGQGHPLKSFSVPAPPASTPIISGQGKHGTPTPAVTIRPQNSSPYKKPSLSSGSLTNRLQTGPVVAHSNDEIQRLAPSTSTEELNQEMANLEGLMKDLSAITANEFEC; this is encoded by the exons TGCTCGAGTTTATGGTGGAACCCTCGGACGTGACGGTACCGGAAGGTAATTCGGTTATGTTGCAGTGTGCCGGCAATGCGGATCGGAAGGTGCTGCAGGATGGCAAAACGGTTCCCAACATTCGGTGGCGTGGCCCCGACGGACAGGATATCGGCATCGTCGGCGATACGTTCCGGTCGCAGCTGACCAATGGCTCGCTGTACATTAGCTCCGTGGAGAGCAATCGTGGGCTGACCGGGTTTTACCACTGTCTGCTGAACGTGGACGGTATCGGTACGATCGTTAGCCGATCGGCACGTGTCTCGATAGCAG ATCTACCGGACATAAACCAGGAATCGCACGAAATCTATCTGTACACCGGCCAAACGGCATACTTCAAGTGCATGTCCACGCTGCTACCGTACAGCGTTGAATCGCGCTACCACACCGAATGGCTCAAGGATGATGTGCCGCTGCGGATGGATTTGACGCGAATGCTGCTGCTTCCCTCCGGTGCGCTGGAAATTGACGAAGTTATCCCGGCGGACCGGGGCACCTACCAGTGCAACGTGACCGCGGGCACCTTCTCGCGGTTGAGCAGCAAATCGAACCTCAACATCAAGTCCACGGCCGGCCAGCCACAAAGTTTCGCCCCGCCCGCCTTCGTGATCGTGCCGCAACCGCAGACGGTACGCGAGGGCGACACCGTCATACTGGACTGTGCGGCTAATGGCAATCCGAAGCCAACGATACGGTGGCTGCGCAACGGGGAAGACATCGACATGAACGATCTGGACTCACGGTTCCGCATCATGGGCACGGGATCGCTGCAGATCAATTCGATACAGGACACGGACGCGGGCGACTATCAGTGCCGGGCAAGCAACACGGAAGATTCGCTCGATGCGTCCGCAACGGTGCAGGTGCAGGTGCCACCGAAGTTTATCCTCAGCCCGGATGATAAGGTCGCGTACGAGAAGGAGGAGCTGGAGCTGTCCTGTTCCATCCATGGCAAACCGACACCCGTAATACAATGGTTGAAAAACGGAGACCTGATAACGCCTAGCGAGTACATGCAGATTGTTGGAGG ACACAATTTGAAAATCTTCGGTCTGATCGGTTCAGACGCGGGAATGTTTCAGTGCATCGGAACGAATCCGGCAGGAAGCGTGCAGGCGGCAGCCCGGCTGGAAATAATCGAACCAG GTCTGCCGAAACGACACAAGGGCAAAAAATTTCAGCAGACGCAATCGAAAACGAAATCGTACGAAAAATCaccactgctgctgcagtcCGATCCGAAACTATCGAAATCGGTGCTGGATAGTTTGGTGTCGCGGACGAAGGAACGCCCAAACCTGGACCGGCATCAGTTTCAGTACAACGAATACACTGACGATGACTATGCCGATCACGACCGCATGCTTGACAGTGACCATGATgaggacgatgacgacgatgacgaggaggaggacggGAAAATCTATTCGCTCCGACCGAACGAGGACCCGAACAAACTCTACCAATCGTTGACCGGTTCGAAGTCCCGGGAGGATGGTGAGGTTGGCCATTTCTCTAATCAGAAGTCTCCCATTAATGCTGTCACGCGGAAATACTCGAAATCGTACGTAGATGGCGGTGGAATATTTGCTGCACCATTGCCGGGACCGCCGCGCGCCCTCCAGGCCCAGATAGTGCAGTCACGCTTCATTACGCTCAACTGGCTGGAACCGGCAAAGAATCCCGATGAGGTAATCTCCTACTCGGTCTATTACCGCATGCACACCAGCGATAG AGAGCGCAAGATGACGACCAATTCGCGCGATGAGCAGGAAATCAATATTCAATCATTGCAACCGGGTAAAAATTATCACTTCCGCGTGGTCGGCAACAGCAATCACGGTGCGGGCGAGTCATCGGAGGCACTGGAGGTGCGCACATTGTCCGAGGAGAATATAGCCGGTGCGCCGCAGAATCTGCGTGGATTCGCCATCACCGAGAAAGATATTCACCTGCAGTGGGATCCACCGGCGGTGACAAACGGACTGATTACGAAATATCGCGTGTACTACGCTGAAACCGACAACGGGGCGGAGATGTACTccgacaccaccaccacggagGTTATCATCAACGAATTGCGCCCGTACACCAAGTACACCATGTACGTGGTTCCCTTCAATCAGGCGGGAATGGGCGATCCATCGCACGAGATAGACGTGAAAACGTATTCGTCGACTCCATCGGAACCGCCGGCAAATGTGACGCTGGAGCAGACGAGCTCCACCGTGGCGATCCGATGGGAACCGCCAGCGCTGGAGGACCGCAATGGGCAGATAACGGGGTACAAAATCAAGTACcgcaagaacaaaaaaccactGCAGGTGGAGACGACTCCGGCCAACGTGCGATACTACATATTGAAGGATCTGGACAAGATGTCCGCCTATCAGGTGAAGATCGCTGCCATGACGGTAAACGGCACTGGACCGTTCACGGAATGGCATCACACGGAAACGTACGCGAACGATCTGGACGAATCGCAAGTTCCCGGTCAACCGGCGTGGATAAAGA CCCGACCTGGAGCGGACAACATAACGGTCTTCTGGGGACCTCCGGGACACCAAGAGATTAAAGTGCGCAGTTACATCCTTGGCTGGGGCAAAGGTATCCCCGATGAAGAAACGGCGGAAATAGAGGAGAGAATGCGACAGTTCGAAATTAGCAATCTGGAACCAAACAGCGAATATGTCATTTCTTTGCGGGCCCGTAATGCAATGGGAGACGGTGCTCCGAAGTACGACACGGTACGTACCCGGGAAGATGCCCCAATCGAAGCTCCAACACCGTTAGAAGTGCCGGTCGGATTACGCGCCATCCCGATGTCCGGAACATCGATCGTAGTATATTGGACAGACACGACACTTAGTAAAAGCCAGCACGTATCTGACAATCGGTACTACGTCGTACGGTACAGCCCGAATGGGTCTAACCGCTACCGCTATCACAACGCGACCCTTCTGAGCAGCATGATTGGTGATTTACGACCGAACACGCAGTACGAGTTTGCCGTGAAGGTAGTGAAAGGGCACCGCCAATCGGCCTGGTCAATGTCGGTGCTGAACACCACACAGCAAGCTTCACCCGTGTCACCGCCGCGAGATTTGGAGGTGACTTTCGATCCGCGCAATCCTCTCACCGCCATACTGAGCTGGCTTTCACCGCGCCATGTGAGCGGGCCAATCGCGGGCTATCAGGTGCTGTACACAACCGACAACGAAAAGCGCGATCGGGATTGGAACATTGAATCGACGACCGGCGAGCATACGTCTGCGGAGATCGTAAGCCTGGAACCGCACACAACATACTATTTCAAAGTGCAGACGCGCCACTCGAAAGGGTTGGGTCCGTTCTCGGCGATGGTTTCGCTGAAAACTGGCGCTGAGGTCGATTCGAGTGGGAACCTAACGCTGGAGAAATCTATCTCATCCGAGCTGATATACATCACGGCGGGATTTGCGGCTATGGCCGGACTGACGGCGATTGGCATTTTGGTGCTGAGGTGCCGTAGGAAAGGGCCCGAAGACACGCCGGAGCATGCGAAGAAAAGCTATCAGAAGAATAATGCGGGAATCATTAAACCACCCGACCTATGGATCCATCACGATCAGATGGAGCTGAAGAATATGGACAAAGGCAATCACAGTACGACGCCCGGTTCGGTTGATGGAGGAGCGTCCAGCAGTGGTACGATGACGCTGCCCCGATCCGTCGGTGGGCACGATTACGATAGCGAAACTCCAATCACTCACGTTACCAACTCACTCGATAAGCGAAATTATGTGCCAGGGTATAACG GAAACACAACGTCCCTTAGCTCGACGATGGAACGACCACAGTACCCACGGACGCAGTATAGCATGGCCGCCAGACCGCATATAGCGATGGATCAGCAGACGCTTTCACAGCAGAATCTTCTTCAGCAGCCGCCACAATTGCCGCCGGCAAATCCTCTCGCACAAACACCCGAAAACCCGTACACTTACGACAGTAGTTATAG CCCAAATGTTACCTACGCGCAAGGTATAGCGATAGAGGCTCCGAAACGGGGACAAGGACATCCATTGAAAAGTTTCAGCGTACCTGCACCACCCGCATCCACACCCATCATCAGTGGCCAGGGTAAACATGGCA CTCCAACGCCCGCAGTCACGATACGCCCGCAGAATTCCTCGCCCTACAAAAAACCATCTCTCTCATCCGGTTCGCTGACCAATCGACTGCAGACCGGGCCGGTAGTTGCACACTCGAATGATGAGATCCAACGATTGGCACCGTCCACTTCCACCGAGGAGCTCAACCAGGAGATGGCCAATCTCGAGGGCCTGATGAAAGATCTGAGTGCAATCACAGCGAACGAGTTCGAGTGCTAG
- the LOC128305729 gene encoding probable cytochrome P450 301a1, mitochondrial, with protein MNHTRQRLIRELTVTVRTVTQPRPTVQLQRQRQQIRCSSTDRPIRHAHSTASCPHLVEALNDADVAQPQTTGTTRTTIRLEDARPYSEVPGPKPLPILGNTWRVFPIIGQYKISDVAMISFLLHRHYGRIVRLGGLIGRPDLLFVYDCDEIEKVYRNEGPTPFRPSMPSLVKYKSELRKDFFGDLPGVVGVHGEPWREFRSRVQKPVLQLSTVRRYVSPLEQVTEEFIDRCQQLLDDRQELPDDFDNEIHKWSLECIGLVALDTRLGCLEPNLDPKSEPQQIINAAKFALRNVATLELKAPYWRYFPTPVWYKYVSNMDYFVKICMKYIKNATQRMKLNEGRALDGEPSLLERVIKSENDEKLAVVMALDLILVGIDTISMAVCSILYQLATRPAEQQKLYEELKRLIPDPKTPLTIQLLDQAHYLKAFIKEVLRVYSTVIGNGRTLQEDTVICGYRIPKGVQCVFPNLVLGTMEEYVSDAQRFKPERWLKPAQGGSGDQLHPFASLPYGYGARMCLGRRFADLEMQILLAKLLRSFKLEYHHKPLNYEVTFMYAPEGALKFKMTPRED; from the exons atgaaccACACCCGGCAACGATTAATACGCGAGCTGACGGTGACGGTCCGGACGGTTACCCAGCCAAGGCCGACGGTGCAGCTCCAGCGACAGCGGCAACAGATCCGATGCAGCAgcaccgaccgaccgatcCGTCACGCACACTCGACCGCTTCCTGTCCCCATCTGGTCGAGGCACTGAACGATGCCGACGTTGCCCAACCACAAACGACCGGCACCACACGCACCACAATCCGGCTGGAAGATGCACGGCCCTACTCGGAAGTGCCCGGACCGAAGCCGCTGCCAATACTGGGCAACACCTGGCG CGTTTTCCCCATCATCGGCCAGTACAAAATATCGGATGTGGCGATGATATCGTTCCTGCTGCACCGTCACTACGGACGTATCGTACGCCTCGGAGGATTGATCGGTCGTCCGGATCTGCTGTTCGTGTACGACTGTGACGAAATCGAGAAG GTGTACCGAAACGAGGGCCCAACACCGTTCCGACCATCGATGCCCAGCCTGGTGAAGTACAAGAGCGAGCTGCGGAAAGACTTCTTCGGCGATCTTCCCGGTGTCGTTGGAGT TCACGGCGAACCGTGGCGTGAGTTTCGTTCACGCGTCCAAAAACCGGTCCTTCAGCTGTCCACCGTCCGCCGGTACGTGTCTCCTCTCGAGCAGGTGACAGAGGAGTTCATCGACCGGTGTCAGCAGTTGCTAGACGATCGGCAAGAGCTGCCGGACGATTTCGACAACGAGATCCACAAATGGTCGCTAGAGTGTATCGGCCTGGTGGCACTCGATACCCGGCTCGGCTGCCTGGAACCGAACCTGGATCCGAAATCGGAACCGCAGCAGATCATCAATGCGGCCAAGTTTGCGCTGCGCAACGTGGCCACGCTCGAGCTGAAGGCACCGTACTGGCGCTACTTCCCAACGCCCGTCTGGTATAAGTATGTCAGCAACATGGACTACTTCGTGAA AATCTGCATGAAGTACATCAAAAATGCCACCCAGAGGATGAAGCTGAACGAGGGCCGTGCGCTGGACGGAGAGCCCTCGTTGCTGGAACGTGTCATCAAGAGTGAGAACGACGAAAAGCTGGCCGTTGTGATGGCGCTTGATTTGATTCTAGTTGGGATTGATACG ATTTCCATGGCCGTCTGTTCGATTCTGTACCAACTCGCGACCCGTCCAGCGGAGCAGCAGAAACTGTACGAAGAACTGAAGCGGCTCATACCGGATCCGAAGACACCGCTCACAATCCAGCTGCTCGATCAGGCACACTACCTGAAGGCATTTATCAAGGAGGTGCTGCGGGTGTACAGTACCGTCATTGGCAACGGGCGTACACTCCAGGAGGACACCGTCATCTGTGGCTACCGGATTCCGAAAGGG GTGCAGTGCGTGTTTCCGAATCTAGTCCTCGGCACGATGGAAGAGTACGTGTCCGATGCGCAGCGCTTCAAGCCGGAACGTTGGCTTAAGCCGGCCCAGGGTGGTTCCGGCGATCAGCTGCATCCGTTCGCGTCGCTACCGTACGGTTACGGTGCGCGCATGTGTCTTGGCCGGCGATTTGCCGACTTGGAGATGCAAATACTGCTGGCGAAGCTGTTGCGTTCGTTCAAGCTCGAGTACCACCACAAACCGTTGAACTACGAGGTCACGTTCATGTACGCACCCGAAGGTGCGCTGAAGTTTAAGATGACACCGCGGGAAGATTGA
- the LOC128302931 gene encoding uncharacterized protein LOC128302931, translating to MRNFFETARICMAENRFSCFVECALNATGTLVNGVLDQAKILHVILTATQNDPAVLQLFQGNVLQCVQQVTANGIEQVPAPGCNKLGVDFVGCINIRNFLNCPPHVWSNSAQCNSLRAFILQCPQPF from the exons ATGAGGAACTTCTTCGAAACTGCAAGAATCTGTATGGCGGAGAACCGCTTCAGC TGCTTTGTAGAGTGTGCCCTCAACGCCACCGGAACGCTGGTGAATGGTGTGCTCGATCAGGCAAAGATATTGCACGTCATCTTGACGGCTACACAGAACGATCCAGCCGTACTGCAGTTGTTCCAAGGAAACGTGCTGCAGTGTGTGCAGCAAGTGACGGCTAATGGCATTGAGCAGGTTCCGGCGCCAGGGTGCAACAAGCTGGGCGTAGATTTTGTGGGATGTATCAACATTAGAAACTTTTTG AACTGTCCACCACACGTTTGGAGTAACAGTGCGCAGTGCAACAGCTTACGGGCGTTCATTCTACAGTGTCCGCAACCATTCTAG
- the LOC128302932 gene encoding uncharacterized protein LOC128302932, translated as MHPTALGRVCSLVVIALIQVFAIVDFNFDDDPNSDVQWCCMVEHSFPQEPYRACNEQYKNSTENKETLMCIHQCYYNAIGMFSNGEKLEIDKYIEYKDSLDAALQEPFTFALAICVKITNNLMKRLAASAVKMRCSPIPYLFNRCLLDVDMVNCPKDRWLNSSFCDELTKRIKAKYGEGVLYKSSQ; from the exons ATGCATCCGACTGCCCTTGGACGAGTTTGTTCACTAGTGGTGATTGCACTTATTCAG GTATTTGCCATAGTGGACTTCAACTTCGATGATGATCCG AACTCTGATGTACAGTGGTGCTGCATGGTGGAGCACTCGTTTCCCCAGGAACCGTATCGTGCATGCAACGAGCAGTACAAAAATTCCAccgaaaacaaagaaacgctCATG TGTATTCATCAGTGCTACTACAATGCGATCGGCATGTTTTCCAATGGGGAAAAACTTGAAATAGACAAGTATATCGAGTACAAGGACAGCCTCGATGCAGCGCTGCAGGAACCATTTACCTTTGCGCTAGCGATTTGTGTAAAGATTACGAATAATCTGATGAAGCGCTTGGCGGCAAGTGCAGTGAAAATGCGATGCAGTCCCATCCCTTACCTGTTCAACCGCTGCTTGTTGGACGTAGATATGGTAAACTGTCCAAAAGATCGGTGGCTAAACT CAAGTTTTTGCGATGAATTGACGAAGAGAATAAAGGCAAAGTACGGTGAGGGCGTGCTGTACAAATCATCGCAGTAA
- the LOC128304346 gene encoding uncharacterized protein LOC128304346, whose product MGSMKYCMVLFVFLGCTMPFISADADCENLKDRRDELDQCCQVEKIISLNDADDCSSAADEASQPHEKMMCSVQCKMQSLGLTNGDDIVQEKVMEFVDRLEDGWKDTAKDIATKCIEVITGMKTKMQEQGKGHDMKCSPVSGFFLMCLMKNTFNQCPADKWNSSSFCEKVKNGECAPKRPGN is encoded by the exons ATGGGTTCGATGAAGTATTGTATGGTTCTGTTTGTCTTTCTCGGATGCACTATG CCATTCATTAGCGCCGATGCGGACTGTGAGAATTTGAAGGATAGG CGCGATGAATTGGATCAGTGCTGCCAGGTTGAAAAAATTATCTCACTGAATGATGCGGACGATTGCTCTTCCGCTGCAGACGAAGCTTCCCAACCGCATGAGAAAATGATG TGTTCAGTCCAGTGTAAGATGCAGTCACTTGGATTGACAAACGGTGACGATATCGTGCAGGAAAAGGTTATGGAGTTCGTGGATCGGTTGGAAGACGGGTGGAAGGATACAGCGAAGGACATCGCCACCAAGTGTATTGAAGTGATCACGGGCATGAAAACGAAGATGCAAGAACAAGGAAAAGGGCACGATATGAAATGCTCACCCGTGAGTGGATTTTTCCTCATGTGTCTTATGAAAAACACCTTTAACCAGTGTCCGGCTGACAAGTGGAATAGCT CAAGCTTCTGCGAAAAAGTTAAGAACGGTGAATGCGCCCCAAAACGTCCCGGAAATTAA
- the LOC128302933 gene encoding uncharacterized protein LOC128302933 codes for MPKRICLLLISVLLVICDQPLQTNAKECIDMAVHAREVVSCCQYEAFCSEEVDEQCNQQLRPQIPPNSPNFTVCFLDCAYREMGFLTENNEIDLPKYAAYLSPFDKNYRIVTANAVGDCAAIQQDILRDVDQIPSRCSAFALLFHVCVTQLTLRNCPAERWATNEICKEASKVATCCKHEAFMDAVTFANCFKTIDAQNPEKDVQSVVCAFDCAYREMGLLHGEDDIDVENVSKFHTQYDEAYQQTIAKAVDHCIANKDNIRREAELAPTTCSAFAVKFHACVALQVVLNCPVGRWTDTPICEQVKSGTPICEA; via the exons ATGCCCAAGCGAATCTGTTTATTGTTGATCAGCGTGCTGCTAGTGATTTGTGACCAACCGttgcaaacaaatgcaaaagaaTGCATCGATATGGCTGTGCAT GCCAGAGAAGTTGTTAGCTGCTGCCAGTACGAAGCATTCTGCTCTGAAGAAGTTGACGAACAGTGCAACCAACAGCTAAGACCTCAGATACCGCCGAATTCGCCCAACTTTACAGTG TGTTTTCTAGATTGCGCCTACCGAGAAATGGGATTTCTCACGGAAAACAACGAAATTGATTTACCAAAGTATGCTGCCTACCTTTCGCCATTCGATAAGAACTATCGAATAGTGACCGCGAACGCTGTTGGGGACTGTGCGGCAATTCAGCAGGATATCCTACGAGATGTGGATCAAATACCGTCAAGATGTAGTGCATTTGCACTGCTGTTTCATGTATGTGTCACACAGCTTACCTTGAGAAACTGTCCAGCTGAGCGGTGGGCAACCAACGAGATTTGCAAAGAG GCTTCGAAGGTTGCAACCTGCTGCAAGCATGAAGCATTCATGGATGCAGTGACATTTGCaaactgctttaaaacaaTTGACGCCCAAAACCCGGAAAAAGACGTACAGTCAGTGGTG TGCGCTTTCGACTGTGCGTACCGGGAAATGGGTTTGTTGCACGGAGAGGATGATATCGATGTGGAAAACGTCAGCAAGTTCCATACCCAGTACGACGAGGCTTACCAGCAAACGATTGCCAAAGCCGTTGATCACTGTATCGCAAACAAAGACAACATTAGACGGGAGGCGGAACTTGCGCCGACCACGTGCAGCGCATTTGCTGTTAAGTTTCATGCATGCGTGGCATTGCAGGTGGTACTAAACTGTCCCGTTGGGCGGTGGACTGACACTCCGATCTGTGAACAAGTGAAGAGTGGTACTCCAATATGTGAAGCCTAA
- the LOC128302934 gene encoding uncharacterized protein LOC128302934 → SSTLLTFCNQFVYERAPFYTMWTSCSRTWTTCSVVAFFFVASIAGNSEELLRGKENCLRHDDFPSPNECCSKPQWINRYVVRRCRYIHAEVDGSRYERGSCEARCGLFKINITMTDRIHRVRIFRPRLQTRGVDPAWINVVLKALSYCKPKITHLQGRRVPNDEEMEQCEVAEDIFGDCVQAQMFMHCPQTTWIESRSCETMRELLATGCPYKTLGEVIVLNDEGHVGDDRVLDDDYDRPYRGGRTERPRYDYDDDGYDRRGQYDRPGSSYGTADDGYVV, encoded by the exons TCATCCACCTTGCTCACGTTTTGCAATCAGTTTGTGTACGAACGGGCACCATTTTACACCATGTGGACGAGCTGTAGCAGAACCTGGACAACATGCTCGGTAGTGGCATTCTTTTTCGTTGCATCCATTGCCGGTAACAGCGAGGAGCTGCTGCGCGGAAAGGAAAACTGTCTGCGACACGACGATTTTCCCAGTCCCAATGAGTGTTGCTCTAAGCCGCAATGGATCAACCGCTACGTAGTGCGTCGCTGTCGGTACATTCACGCCGAAGTTGATGGAAGTCGGTACGAACGAGGCTCG TGTGAAGCAAGATGTGGACTGTTCAAGATCAATATTACGATGACCGATCGCATTCATCGGGTGCGCATTTTTCGCCCGAGACTTCAAACTCGCGGAGTGGATCCGGCCTGGATTAATGTTGTCCTGAAGGCGCTCAGCTACTGCAAGCCGAAGATAACCCATCTGCAGGGCCGTCGTGTTCCGAATGATGAGGAAATGGAACAATGTGAAGTGGCGGAAGATATCTTTGGGGATTGTGTCCAAGCGCAGATGTTCATG CACTGTCCACAAACGACTTGGATTGAGTCGAGATCGTGTGAAACCATGCGGGAACTGTTGGCCACCGGGTGTCCCTACAAAACATTGGGTGAAGTTATTGTGCTGAACGATGAAGGACACGTCGGAGATGATCGGGTGCTTGATGATGACTACGATCGTCCGTACCGTGGTGGACGAACGGAACGTCCACGGTacgattatgatgatgatgggtatGATCGACGTGGACAGTACGATCGGCCTGGTAGTAGCTACGGCACTGCTGACGATGGTTATGTAGTTTAG